The following coding sequences lie in one Cyanobacterium sp. Dongsha4 genomic window:
- a CDS encoding DUF1698 domain-containing protein, with product MNQSKEIDKENLVKEVAKIKYWHHYMDFGAGVETKTGKEGRFCKKFQNWILSGIPQDLTGKTVLDIGAWDGFYSFSAEKRGAKRVLATDSFIWEQRQLYGLDDNFWRDFGAGKQGFELARKMFNSQVEDYNIDVLELNPEKIGTFDVVFFLGVLYHMKYPLYALEKVRSVTKELLILETHISLFFSLFPMPLMRFYPTNELSQDVTNWTGANIALVKSWLLTAGFGKVELVKWRKDRAIFHAWV from the coding sequence ATGAACCAGTCAAAAGAAATAGATAAAGAGAATTTAGTTAAAGAAGTTGCTAAAATAAAATACTGGCATCATTACATGGATTTTGGTGCGGGGGTAGAAACAAAAACAGGAAAAGAAGGACGATTTTGTAAGAAATTTCAAAACTGGATTTTAAGTGGTATTCCTCAAGATTTAACGGGAAAAACTGTTTTAGATATTGGTGCATGGGATGGTTTTTATTCTTTTTCTGCGGAAAAAAGGGGTGCAAAAAGAGTTTTAGCTACAGATTCTTTTATTTGGGAGCAGAGGCAACTATATGGTTTAGATGATAATTTTTGGCGTGATTTTGGTGCGGGAAAACAGGGTTTTGAATTAGCAAGAAAAATGTTTAATTCCCAAGTGGAGGATTACAATATTGATGTTTTAGAGCTTAATCCTGAAAAAATTGGTACTTTTGATGTGGTATTTTTTTTAGGGGTTTTATATCATATGAAATATCCTCTTTATGCTTTAGAAAAAGTAAGAAGTGTTACCAAAGAATTGCTTATTTTAGAAACTCATATAAGTTTATTTTTTAGCTTATTTCCTATGCCTTTAATGCGTTTTTATCCTACTAATGAATTAAGTCAAGACGTAACAAATTGGACTGGTGCAAATATTGCTTTGGTTAAGTCATGGTTACTAACTGCAGGTTTTGGTAAAGTGGAATTAGTCAAATGGCGAAAAGATAGAGCTATTTTTCACGCATGGGTGTAA
- a CDS encoding DUF3598 family protein, with product MSSSQWSYLLKNSGVWLGSFSQFSPHGKLLKETSSKLTLGSDDGKTIKFTLARDGNPNPIVNEFSSLNRNIFLFEDGHFAKGSQQFSPFSVFGAEYGYVRCDRRCRLVQLFNKDSHFDSVTLIREFREGGEGIEREHLTIEQLEGKWRGEALTLYPDWRNSEPYQTQLTLKREGNILKQTLKTPFMNYSSEGTINDNIITFNQGNKENRVLLLPDGASSTTPVKIENRQSFFLEFGWLVETNMRLRLIRQYDDQGRWVSITLVQEIKS from the coding sequence ATGTCTTCCTCACAGTGGTCTTATTTACTAAAAAACTCAGGAGTTTGGTTAGGTTCATTCAGTCAGTTTTCTCCTCATGGTAAATTGCTCAAAGAGACTTCCAGTAAATTAACTCTCGGCAGTGATGATGGTAAAACCATTAAATTTACTCTAGCTAGAGATGGAAACCCTAATCCTATAGTCAATGAATTTAGTAGCCTGAATCGTAATATATTTTTATTTGAAGATGGTCATTTTGCCAAAGGCTCTCAACAGTTTAGTCCTTTTTCCGTTTTTGGGGCAGAATATGGTTATGTAAGGTGCGATCGCCGTTGCAGGTTAGTACAATTGTTTAACAAAGATAGTCACTTCGACTCTGTCACTCTTATTCGAGAATTTCGGGAGGGGGGAGAAGGTATAGAGAGGGAGCATCTTACCATTGAGCAACTAGAAGGGAAATGGCGAGGAGAAGCGCTAACATTATATCCAGATTGGCGTAATAGTGAACCATATCAAACTCAATTAACTTTAAAAAGAGAAGGAAACATACTCAAACAAACCCTAAAAACTCCTTTTATGAACTATTCTTCTGAAGGCACTATCAACGACAACATTATTACATTTAATCAGGGAAATAAAGAAAATCGAGTTTTACTTTTGCCCGATGGTGCATCTTCCACTACTCCTGTAAAAATTGAAAATCGTCAAAGTTTCTTTCTTGAATTTGGTTGGTTAGTAGAAACGAATATGAGATTACGTTTAATTAGACAATATGATGATCAAGGAAGATGGGTTAGTATCACTTTGGTACAGGAAATTAAGTCCTGA
- a CDS encoding DNA (cytosine-5-)-methyltransferase, whose translation MCYKFVDLFAGIGGFRLGFEKVGFQCVFSSEIDNHAREMYQLNFGDLPFGDIKKIELESIPHFDILLAGFPCQPFSIAGEKKGFNDIRGTLFFDIAKILEYHRPKVIVLENVKHFKSHDKGRTLKIVLTTLNDLGYTINWALLNGKDFGVPQNRERTIIIGYLGQKEFNFDYLKQQKCNKLADILEKDSPDFEYLKEEEYTLIENPKKQLSGLIFAGYRNKNIRLKGTKPNTKHLSRVHKQPNRIYSSEGNHPTLSSQESAGRYYILHNGRVRKLTLRECYRLMGFPDDFKLIGSKAKLYNRIGNSVVVPMIEAIAQQVKGQFFETNYLNKNQFKPKQISLFDSELIYH comes from the coding sequence ATGTGTTATAAATTTGTTGATTTGTTTGCCGGAATAGGTGGATTTAGATTAGGTTTTGAAAAAGTAGGATTTCAGTGTGTATTTAGCTCAGAAATAGATAATCATGCAAGGGAAATGTATCAACTTAATTTTGGAGATTTACCTTTTGGAGATATAAAAAAAATTGAACTTGAATCTATTCCCCATTTTGACATTTTATTAGCTGGTTTTCCTTGTCAACCTTTTAGTATTGCTGGAGAAAAAAAAGGTTTTAACGATATTAGGGGTACATTATTTTTTGATATTGCTAAAATATTAGAATATCATCGTCCAAAAGTTATTGTTTTAGAAAATGTTAAGCATTTTAAAAGTCATGATAAAGGTAGAACTTTAAAAATAGTTTTAACCACATTAAATGACTTAGGTTACACAATTAATTGGGCATTATTAAATGGTAAAGATTTTGGTGTCCCTCAAAATAGAGAGAGAACAATTATTATTGGTTATTTAGGTCAAAAAGAATTTAATTTTGATTATTTAAAACAACAAAAATGTAATAAATTAGCCGATATTTTAGAAAAAGATTCCCCAGATTTCGAGTATTTAAAAGAAGAAGAATATACTCTAATTGAAAATCCGAAAAAACAGTTATCAGGTTTAATATTTGCAGGTTATAGAAATAAGAATATTCGATTAAAAGGTACAAAACCAAATACTAAGCATTTATCCAGAGTTCATAAACAACCGAATCGAATTTACTCCTCTGAGGGAAATCATCCTACTTTATCATCTCAAGAATCGGCAGGAAGATATTACATCTTACATAATGGCAGGGTAAGAAAATTAACTTTAAGAGAATGTTATCGGTTGATGGGTTTTCCAGATGATTTTAAATTAATTGGTAGTAAAGCAAAGCTCTATAATCGCATTGGAAATTCTGTTGTTGTACCTATGATAGAAGCGATCGCACAGCAAGTCAAGGGGCAATTTTTTGAGACTAATTATCTTAATAAAAATCAATTTAAACCAAAACAAATATCTTTATTTGATAGTGAATTAATTTATCATTAA
- a CDS encoding DNA-binding domain-containing protein, with amino-acid sequence MKSPTLLKLEQQFLKSLRADKNSPWLESIIIPAHHRNTEEVLDLYLNRARTRTIAPFHEIFPACEAIMGAELFDRFVDDFYLHSHCDNVTVLDYANSFMDYLTVVKPEFFEPLIPTIEEQKIDWSRLLIDVALTEWRLRRAETAPTLRKNDPEELLHRLRVKKLHGYRPKLEHGTRIPFSCYCLIPLTKAYKCPIEPRHLIAGERKPYLIWRKPDNQVEIRTISEDEARLLRSCNGHLSVTAILQEETHFGFSREETLDRISEAIKLGWIVSLFDPMSYQ; translated from the coding sequence ATGAAATCACCCACTCTTTTAAAGCTAGAACAGCAATTTCTCAAAAGTTTGAGAGCAGACAAAAATTCTCCTTGGTTAGAAAGTATTATTATTCCCGCTCATCACAGAAACACAGAAGAGGTTTTAGACTTATACTTAAATAGAGCTAGAACGAGAACGATCGCACCTTTTCATGAGATATTTCCTGCCTGTGAAGCGATTATGGGAGCAGAATTATTCGATCGCTTTGTGGATGATTTTTACCTTCATAGTCATTGTGATAATGTCACCGTTTTAGACTATGCCAATAGTTTTATGGATTATCTCACTGTAGTTAAACCAGAATTTTTTGAGCCTTTGATACCCACTATAGAAGAACAAAAGATCGATTGGTCAAGACTATTAATTGATGTTGCTCTCACCGAATGGCGATTAAGAAGAGCAGAAACCGCCCCTACTTTGAGAAAAAATGATCCAGAGGAATTATTACACCGTCTCCGAGTAAAAAAACTTCATGGTTATCGCCCCAAATTAGAACATGGTACTCGCATTCCTTTTTCTTGCTATTGCTTAATTCCCCTCACCAAAGCCTATAAATGCCCCATTGAACCCAGACACCTCATTGCAGGAGAAAGAAAGCCTTATTTGATTTGGCGCAAACCTGATAATCAAGTGGAAATAAGAACCATTAGCGAAGATGAAGCCCGTTTGTTAAGAAGTTGCAATGGACACTTAAGCGTTACCGCTATTCTTCAGGAAGAAACTCATTTTGGTTTTAGTCGAGAAGAAACCCTCGATCGCATCTCAGAAGCGATAAAATTAGGTTGGATAGTGTCTCTATTTGACCCCATGAGTTATCAATAG
- a CDS encoding zinc-dependent alcohol dehydrogenase family protein encodes MKAILMTEAGGVDVLQLRDIPTPHIKSPTEILVELKAAGVNPIDTKIRKRGSFYPEFSSPVLGCDGAGIVVEVGDGVTRFRKGDEVYFCVGGLGKPETGNYAQYTVVEEDYVAKKPQSLSFAEAACAPLVLITAWEAICDRISLSANDKILIHGGAGGVGHVAIQLAKLRGVEVATTVGNLDKERLVRKLGADYPILYKQQDFISAIMDWTKGKGVDAAFDTVGGKTFFDTCQVVRVYGDIVTILEPDCHSSSLKTARNRNLRISLELMLTPALMNLQEGLKHQRKILEQCAVWFDEGKLTIHLEHTFPLESASVAHQMIESGSTTGKIALII; translated from the coding sequence ATGAAAGCAATTTTAATGACTGAAGCTGGGGGAGTGGATGTTCTGCAATTAAGAGATATTCCCACTCCACACATCAAAAGTCCTACGGAAATTTTAGTTGAGTTGAAGGCGGCAGGGGTTAATCCTATTGATACAAAAATTAGAAAGCGTGGTAGTTTTTATCCTGAATTTTCTTCTCCTGTTTTAGGTTGTGATGGTGCAGGAATAGTTGTAGAAGTAGGCGATGGGGTGACAAGGTTTAGGAAGGGTGATGAAGTGTATTTTTGTGTTGGTGGCTTAGGGAAGCCTGAAACGGGAAATTATGCTCAATATACTGTAGTTGAGGAGGATTATGTTGCAAAAAAACCTCAATCTCTTTCTTTTGCGGAAGCGGCTTGCGCTCCTTTAGTGTTAATTACGGCTTGGGAAGCTATTTGCGATCGCATCTCTTTAAGTGCTAATGATAAAATTTTAATTCATGGTGGAGCAGGGGGAGTTGGTCATGTAGCTATTCAGTTGGCAAAATTGAGAGGAGTAGAAGTAGCCACAACGGTGGGTAATCTTGATAAAGAAAGATTAGTGAGAAAATTGGGGGCAGACTATCCTATTCTTTATAAACAACAAGATTTTATCAGTGCAATCATGGATTGGACAAAGGGAAAGGGAGTAGATGCGGCTTTCGATACTGTGGGGGGGAAAACTTTTTTTGATACTTGTCAAGTAGTAAGGGTATATGGAGATATAGTCACAATACTTGAACCAGATTGCCATAGCTCAAGTTTAAAAACAGCCCGTAATCGTAACTTAAGAATCAGTTTAGAGTTGATGCTAACTCCCGCTTTGATGAATTTACAAGAAGGGTTGAAACATCAAAGAAAAATTTTAGAACAATGTGCAGTGTGGTTTGATGAAGGGAAATTAACCATACATTTAGAACATACTTTTCCGTTGGAATCAGCGTCGGTAGCCCATCAAATGATTGAGTCTGGTTCAACCACTGGAAAAATAGCCCTGATAATTTAA
- a CDS encoding NAD-dependent epimerase/dehydratase family protein: MKALVIGGDGYCGWATALHLSNKGYDVAILDNLGRRHWDDKLGVNTLTPIASIQKRINRWYELTGKKIELFVGDITNYDFLIKAFRKFEPESIVHFGEQRSAPYSMIDREHAVFTQVNNVVGTLNILYAMKEEFPDSHLVKLGTMGEYGTPNIDIEEGYIEIEHNGRKDILPYPKQPGSFYHLSKVHDSHNIHFACKIWGIRATDLNQGVVYGVLTEETGMDELLINRLDYDGVFGTALNRFCIQAAIGHPLTVYGKGGQTRAFLDIRDTVRCMELAIANPAEAGQFRVFNQFTELFSIKDLATMVQKAGATLGLKVEINNLENPRVELEDHYFNAKNTKLLDLGLQPHYLSDSLLDSLLNFANKYKGRVDMEQILPKVSWRR; this comes from the coding sequence ATGAAAGCATTAGTAATAGGCGGGGATGGTTATTGCGGTTGGGCAACGGCCCTTCATCTCTCTAATAAAGGTTATGATGTTGCTATTTTAGACAATTTAGGCCGTCGTCACTGGGATGATAAATTAGGTGTAAATACTTTAACTCCCATTGCCTCTATTCAAAAAAGAATTAATCGTTGGTATGAATTAACTGGTAAAAAAATTGAGCTTTTTGTCGGTGATATTACTAACTATGATTTCTTAATTAAGGCTTTCCGCAAATTTGAGCCTGAGTCTATTGTACATTTCGGGGAGCAACGTAGCGCCCCTTATTCAATGATTGACAGAGAACACGCTGTATTTACCCAAGTTAATAATGTGGTAGGTACTTTAAACATTCTCTATGCCATGAAAGAGGAGTTTCCCGACTCTCACCTCGTTAAGTTAGGTACTATGGGGGAATATGGTACTCCTAATATTGATATTGAAGAAGGTTATATCGAAATTGAACATAACGGACGTAAGGATATTTTACCTTATCCTAAACAGCCCGGTAGCTTCTATCATTTAAGTAAAGTACACGATAGTCATAATATCCATTTTGCTTGTAAAATTTGGGGTATTCGTGCCACCGATTTAAACCAAGGGGTGGTTTATGGGGTTTTAACCGAAGAAACAGGCATGGATGAGTTATTAATTAACCGTCTTGATTATGATGGTGTTTTTGGTACTGCCTTAAACCGTTTTTGTATTCAAGCGGCTATCGGACATCCTCTTACTGTTTATGGTAAAGGTGGACAAACTCGTGCTTTCTTGGATATTCGTGATACTGTCAGATGTATGGAACTTGCGATCGCAAATCCTGCGGAGGCTGGACAATTTAGAGTGTTTAACCAATTTACCGAGTTATTCAGTATCAAAGATTTAGCCACCATGGTGCAAAAAGCTGGGGCAACTTTAGGCTTAAAAGTCGAAATTAACAATTTAGAAAATCCCCGAGTAGAATTAGAGGATCACTATTTCAATGCTAAAAACACTAAACTCTTAGATTTAGGTTTGCAACCTCATTATCTCTCTGATTCTCTCCTTGACTCCTTACTTAACTTTGCTAATAAATATAAAGGTAGAGTAGATATGGAGCAAATATTACCCAAAGTTTCTTGGCGTAGATAA
- a CDS encoding molybdopterin oxidoreductase family protein, protein MSEKVTTVCPYCGVGCGLEVQPPASQGKATNRDSEGTPIWKVMGDRTHPSSLGKVCVKGATVTEAINKSRLKYPLYRETLQQDFRQIDWEEAFNLIVKQIQLVSKTIGVDGICMYGSGQFQTEDYYVAQKLLKGCLGTNNFDANSRLCMSSAVSGYMGSFGADGPPCTYEDLELTDCAFLVGTNTAECHPIVFNRLRAYHKKNRHVKMIVVDPRRTATAEAADLHLAIKPGTDIDLFNGIAYLLLQWGAIDTFFIDECTRDFPAYAEVISNYPPQIVADKCGIEVKDLEIAARYWAESEKVLSLWSMGLNQSSEGTAKVRTLINLHLMTATIGKAGCGPFSLTGQPNAMGGREAGGLSHILPGYRSVKNPLHRRELEEIWQLPSGAISANVGKTVWEMIMGLENGDVGLLWIAATNPAVSMPDLERTKQALLKSPFTIYQDAYYPTETAYYAHLVLPTTQWSEKAGTMTNSERVVTYCPAFNSSVPSQAKADWEIFAEVGKRLGFEQYFGFNDSAQVYQEFVKTTRDRPCDMSGLTHDLLAKHGSIQWPFPLRSDPKNRYGRRLYSDWHFHTEDGRAKFAAFHSRGLAEPPNPDYPLVLTVGRLYGHWHTMTRTGRIDKIVKMHPEPFLEIHPKDARKYELEDGELVRVVSVRGEAKFKVKITSAIAPSTVFAPMHWGFLWAENAEANSLTHPHSCPISKQPELKACAVNLVKVNPIPTEIKQETKGKGELTIKN, encoded by the coding sequence ATAAGTGAAAAAGTTACCACAGTTTGCCCTTATTGCGGTGTTGGTTGCGGTTTAGAAGTTCAGCCCCCTGCTTCTCAAGGAAAAGCGACAAATAGAGATTCTGAGGGTACTCCCATTTGGAAAGTAATGGGCGATCGCACCCATCCTTCTAGTTTAGGAAAAGTTTGTGTGAAAGGAGCAACGGTAACAGAAGCGATCAATAAAAGTCGTCTTAAATATCCTTTATATAGAGAAACACTACAGCAAGATTTTCGACAAATTGACTGGGAAGAAGCCTTTAACCTAATTGTTAAACAAATTCAGTTAGTGAGCAAAACTATCGGGGTTGATGGTATTTGTATGTATGGCTCAGGGCAGTTTCAAACAGAAGATTATTATGTTGCCCAAAAATTACTTAAAGGTTGCTTAGGAACAAATAATTTCGATGCCAATTCCCGTTTATGTATGTCCTCGGCGGTTTCAGGTTATATGGGCAGTTTTGGGGCGGATGGTCCTCCTTGTACCTATGAGGATTTAGAATTAACAGACTGTGCTTTTTTGGTGGGAACGAATACCGCAGAATGTCATCCCATCGTTTTTAATCGTTTACGGGCATATCATAAGAAAAATCGTCATGTTAAAATGATTGTGGTTGATCCTCGTCGTACAGCTACCGCAGAAGCGGCGGATCTTCATTTAGCTATTAAACCCGGTACAGATATTGATTTATTTAATGGTATTGCTTATTTATTATTACAGTGGGGTGCGATCGATACTTTTTTTATTGATGAATGTACAAGGGATTTTCCTGCCTATGCAGAAGTAATTAGTAATTATCCTCCTCAAATTGTTGCCGATAAATGCGGTATTGAAGTTAAAGATTTAGAAATTGCCGCCCGTTATTGGGCAGAATCGGAAAAGGTGTTATCTTTATGGTCGATGGGGTTAAACCAGTCTTCTGAGGGTACAGCAAAAGTAAGAACTTTAATTAATCTTCATTTGATGACTGCTACAATCGGTAAAGCAGGATGTGGCCCTTTTTCTCTGACAGGTCAACCTAATGCCATGGGAGGAAGAGAGGCAGGAGGATTATCTCATATTCTCCCGGGTTATCGCAGTGTCAAAAATCCCCTTCATCGTCGGGAATTAGAAGAAATATGGCAATTACCATCGGGGGCTATTTCCGCCAATGTGGGTAAAACAGTATGGGAAATGATTATGGGTTTGGAAAATGGGGATGTGGGTTTATTGTGGATTGCGGCCACTAACCCTGCGGTGAGTATGCCCGATTTAGAAAGGACAAAACAAGCCCTATTAAAATCTCCTTTCACTATCTATCAAGATGCTTATTACCCCACAGAAACCGCCTATTATGCTCATTTAGTCTTACCTACCACCCAATGGAGTGAAAAAGCGGGTACTATGACTAACTCCGAAAGGGTTGTAACTTACTGTCCTGCTTTCAATAGTTCTGTTCCTTCTCAGGCAAAAGCGGATTGGGAAATTTTTGCGGAGGTAGGTAAAAGATTAGGATTTGAACAGTATTTTGGTTTTAACGATTCTGCTCAAGTATATCAAGAATTTGTCAAAACAACGCGCGATCGCCCCTGTGATATGTCTGGTTTAACTCATGATTTATTAGCTAAACATGGTTCGATACAATGGCCTTTTCCTCTCCGAAGCGATCCCAAAAATCGTTACGGTAGAAGACTTTACAGCGATTGGCACTTTCACACCGAAGATGGCAGGGCAAAATTTGCCGCTTTCCATAGCCGAGGTTTAGCCGAACCTCCTAACCCAGATTATCCCCTTGTTTTGACGGTGGGCAGACTTTATGGACATTGGCACACTATGACTCGCACTGGTAGAATTGACAAAATAGTAAAAATGCACCCTGAGCCGTTCCTCGAAATCCATCCTAAAGATGCTCGTAAATATGAATTAGAAGACGGTGAATTAGTTAGAGTTGTATCTGTTCGAGGAGAAGCTAAATTTAAAGTGAAAATAACAAGTGCGATCGCACCTTCCACCGTCTTTGCACCCATGCACTGGGGTTTTCTCTGGGCAGAAAATGCCGAAGCCAATAGCCTAACCCATCCCCATTCTTGTCCTATTTCCAAACAGCCAGAATTAAAAGCCTGTGCCGTCAATTTAGTTAAAGTTAATCCAATTCCTACAGAAATCAAGCAAGAGACAAAAGGCAAGGGGGAATTGACAATTAAAAATTAA
- a CDS encoding Hsp20/alpha crystallin family protein — protein MAIVRFNPLYEINSLHRQMNRLLDEITAWDDTPNSLVKPAVELLDNNDSLMLKVLVPGIDKKDLDVSVTRDSVKVSGEYHRQEESKDTGYYISEFNYGKFERTINLPLPVKNDQVKAEYNDGVLTLILPKLEDEKNKVFKVSLGAEEKPALESEING, from the coding sequence ATGGCTATTGTTCGTTTTAATCCTTTGTATGAAATTAATAGCTTACATCGTCAAATGAATCGATTACTAGATGAAATAACTGCATGGGATGATACTCCTAATTCTTTGGTTAAACCCGCAGTGGAATTGTTGGATAACAACGACAGTTTAATGCTTAAAGTTTTAGTACCCGGAATTGACAAAAAAGATCTTGATGTCAGTGTTACCCGTGATAGTGTAAAAGTAAGTGGTGAATACCATCGTCAAGAGGAAAGTAAAGATACTGGTTACTACATTTCTGAATTTAATTACGGTAAATTTGAACGGACAATTAATTTACCATTACCAGTCAAAAATGACCAAGTAAAAGCAGAATATAATGACGGTGTCTTAACGTTAATTCTACCAAAACTTGAAGACGAAAAAAATAAGGTATTTAAAGTTAGTTTAGGAGCAGAGGAAAAACCAGCTTTAGAATCAGAAATTAATGGCTAA